DNA from Rubripirellula lacrimiformis:
CGAACCCTATGACCGTCTCTATTCCACGGCCAAACAGGATTGCAGGCGGCTAGACCTGCAAACAATGCCGGTTGGCCATGCTGATGCCGCTGACGATGGCGCCCACGATCCCCACGAATCCCTGGTCGGTGCCGCACAAAAACACGTTCGGCAGATGCGTGGTTCCGTCCAGCTGTTTGTCGGGTGCACCGTAGACCGCACCGTTGTCGTGGAACGTGAACCGGCGGATCGTCTTGGGCGTGAACACATCGGTGTCGACGACATAGCCGCGGAAATCGGGCATGAATCGGATCGCCGATGCGATCGCATCGTCGTACTGGATCACCTTTTCGGCTCGATATTTTTCTTCCGGCAGTGCACACCAACGATCATGATCGGCCAGCGTTGTGATCCGAATCACGCCGTCGGGCAATTCACCTTCCTCGGCATCGTAGATGTAATTATTGGGCGAACAGATCACGCCGGTGCGAGCGTCACAGAGGCTATCGCTGGGTTTCTGCCAATGGAACTTTTCGCTGTCGTTGTAGAACACGATCGTGCGGTCAAAGTTAAAATCGATGGGTTTTCGGTCCAGCACGGAAATCGATTCAATGAACGAAAGTTTGCCGGCTCGCGCGACATCCACTTTGCTGATGTCGTCGCACATCCGCAGCGTTTCAATGTTGCCAGCAGACGACAGGATCCGTTTGCCCGTCAGTTCGGTTCCATCGTCCAGGACCACGCCGACAGCCTGTCCGTTTTCGACATGGATCTTGGCGACCCCGCTGCGCAGTTTCAGTTCACCACCGAGGCCGCGAAACTTCTTGACCAGGTTCTTCAGGATCACGCGGACACCTTTGAACGGGCGTCCGAAGCCCTCCAAATAGCAAGCCCGGAACATGATGCAGAACTGACCAAAGTCCATGTCGTTCTCGCGAGCGTTGCCGTACCACATCAGCGGGCAAATCAGCATTTCGATCAGCAACGGTTCGCTGATGTGTTCCGCCATCACGTCACGCGCCGAACGCATGAAATCGGGCGAATCGCCGTCCATGTCGGTGTAGTCCAGCAGCGAACCGCACAGCGAACGGAACCCGTCGACCTGGCCGGGGAACTGTTTGGCGATCTCGGATTCCAGCAATGCGATGTCGTTGGTGAAGTCCAGCGAGACATCGGGGAAACGGATCGAGGATCCAATCTGTTCGGCCAGCTTGAAATCTTCCCATCGGAACCGCAATTGGCGAATCAGCTTGGCCAGCGGACCTCGCTTGTCCGACCCCTTGGTCGCATAGTTCGTCATCGCGTGCAGGCCGACGTCATAGTCACGCCCCCCCATCCGATAAAACGAATTCAAGCCGCCGATGGTGTAGTGTTTTTCCAGAATGCAGACGCGTTGATCAAAGTGCGCCAAACGAATTCCAGCCGCCAAGCCGCTCATCCCGGCACCAATGATGATCGTGTCGTAAGCAGCAGTCATGGATATCGGGCTAGCAGATGAAGGTCGGCGGACGGTCAGCGATGTCCGCAAGAACGCGAGTGGACGCTTGACCCGACAGAATAGGTCAACGACAAGGGATCGACAACGATCGAATAGAAGTCGAGAACCCCAGCGAGCCGCCTACGAAGCGAAAACGGGGGGCAGTGAGAGTGAAGTGCCCCGTTTGACGGCTATTTCCGCCGCCGGCGGGCTGGAAAACCCAAGCCCGAGTCCGAGAGCTGCCACAGCTCTGCCTCCCCTCTCCCCCGCATCGGACGCGAGTTCTGCTCGTGTCCGATGTGGGGGAGAGGGGCCGGGGGTGAGGGGGGGAAAGTTCGAGTTCGAGTTCGAGTTCGAGAGCTGCCACAGCTCCGCCTCCCCTCTCCCCCGCATCGGACGCGAGTTCTACTCGTGCCCGATGTGGGGGAGAGGGGCCGGGGGTGAGGGGGGAAAGTTCGAGTTCGAGTTCGAGTTCAAGTTCAAGTTCAAGAGCTACCACAGCTCTGCCTCCTCTCTCCCCCGCATCGGACGCGAGTTCTGCTCGTGTCCGATGTGGGGGAGAGGGGCCGGGGGTGAGGGGGGGAAAGTTCGAGTTCGAGTTCAAGTTCAAGAGCTGCCACAGCTCCGCCTCCTCTCTCCCCCGCATCGGACGCGAGTTCTGCTCGTGTCCGATGTGGGGGAGAGGGGCCGGGGGTGAGGGGGGGGAGAAAGCACAAGTGCTCGTGCAAGCGGGTGGCCGGAAGTCACACGCCAATCCTTCAAACAGCGGCTCCACCACCTCGCCAAGCAAAACGCCGGATCCCGCCTGCCAATCGCCCCAGAAACTCCTGCTCCCGATCCGGAGACTCTCGATCCGAGACGGCCCCCCCCAGTTCAAACAGTCAGCCTTCCCCGACTACCGTCCGAATAGTTTTTCCAATCCCATCTTATCGAAGCCGATTTTTTCGAACTGCTTGTTCAACTGTTTTTGCAGGTAGTTTTCGCCGTTGGTCTGGACCGCTTGCGTTGCCAATTGGGTCACCACTTGGCGGACTCCGGACGAATCCAACCGCGGTTGGGAAATCGATCCTTGGACCGGCAGCGACACCGTTTGCCCAGCCAATCCCTGCAGGTCACGGCCCAACCATCGTGGGTCCAGCGGCACTTGGGCGACCATGTTCATCCGGCCATCGAACGCGACTTGGCCGCCCGTGATGACTTCGGCACGGTCGATTTCAAAGTACATTCGGTCGTGCACGACCACGCCTCGGTCCACCGCAAAGTCGACCGTTTGCGGCGGCATCGTGATCAGTGTGCGGTTGTTGGACGCCGCCACCGACTGACCTGCCAAGGCGCCAGCCAACGCTCGGAGTTGGTCCACACCACTGATGATTTGGTTTGCCAAAGGACCGGCGTTCATGTCGATCCCGTCGATTTTCAGGCGACCGCCAATCCGGGTTTGGTTGGGATCATCAAAGACGATAAGAGCCTCGTCCAGATCCGCCGAAATCGTGCCCTGGATTCGGGCTGTATTCGCCGCCAGCGGGGCCAAGTATTTCAGCCACCGATCGGTCATTTCGGGAGTCAACTGGATCGAATCGGCGACCACCCCGCGATCCAACTGCATCCACATCGGCCCCGGACGATAGTTGATTCGGC
Protein-coding regions in this window:
- a CDS encoding phytoene desaturase family protein; its protein translation is MTAAYDTIIIGAGMSGLAAGIRLAHFDQRVCILEKHYTIGGLNSFYRMGGRDYDVGLHAMTNYATKGSDKRGPLAKLIRQLRFRWEDFKLAEQIGSSIRFPDVSLDFTNDIALLESEIAKQFPGQVDGFRSLCGSLLDYTDMDGDSPDFMRSARDVMAEHISEPLLIEMLICPLMWYGNARENDMDFGQFCIMFRACYLEGFGRPFKGVRVILKNLVKKFRGLGGELKLRSGVAKIHVENGQAVGVVLDDGTELTGKRILSSAGNIETLRMCDDISKVDVARAGKLSFIESISVLDRKPIDFNFDRTIVFYNDSEKFHWQKPSDSLCDARTGVICSPNNYIYDAEEGELPDGVIRITTLADHDRWCALPEEKYRAEKVIQYDDAIASAIRFMPDFRGYVVDTDVFTPKTIRRFTFHDNGAVYGAPDKQLDGTTHLPNVFLCGTDQGFVGIVGAIVSGISMANRHCLQV